One genomic window of Micromonospora sp. WMMD1128 includes the following:
- a CDS encoding alpha/beta hydrolase: MTVSQVSRDGGTIAYEVHGTGPLVVLSHGMGENRAAFRHMVPLLVAAGYRVAAVDVRGHGDSSPRWPTYAPAAVGSDLLAVVRTLGGGPATLVGSSSSGAAVVFAAAEDPALVGGIVQVSPFVKVPGPNPLMRAAQAAVLRSPRLFGLFHRTLFPCGRPADDAAYRREMVAKLRGRMAAVRGVVAPVEPHWTARAREVRQPVLILMGTKDPDFPDPGAEARAARRQFAVAEARMIADSGHYPHADQPDATAADLVEFLRATARA; encoded by the coding sequence ATGACAGTTAGCCAGGTGTCGCGGGACGGTGGGACGATCGCCTACGAGGTGCACGGCACGGGGCCGCTCGTGGTGCTGTCGCACGGCATGGGGGAGAACCGGGCGGCCTTCCGGCACATGGTGCCGCTGCTGGTGGCGGCCGGCTACCGGGTCGCCGCCGTGGACGTACGCGGCCACGGCGACTCCAGCCCGCGCTGGCCCACGTACGCCCCGGCGGCGGTCGGCAGTGACCTGCTGGCCGTGGTGCGGACGCTGGGTGGCGGGCCGGCCACCCTGGTCGGCAGCTCGTCCAGCGGTGCGGCCGTGGTCTTCGCCGCCGCCGAGGACCCGGCGCTGGTAGGCGGCATCGTGCAGGTCAGCCCGTTCGTCAAGGTGCCGGGGCCGAACCCGCTGATGCGGGCCGCCCAAGCCGCCGTGCTGCGCAGCCCGCGGCTGTTCGGGCTGTTCCACCGCACGCTCTTCCCGTGCGGGCGGCCGGCCGACGACGCCGCGTACCGCAGGGAGATGGTCGCCAAGCTGCGCGGCCGGATGGCCGCGGTGCGCGGCGTGGTCGCGCCGGTGGAGCCGCACTGGACCGCACGGGCACGCGAGGTGCGGCAGCCGGTGCTGATCCTGATGGGTACGAAGGACCCGGACTTCCCCGACCCGGGCGCCGAGGCGCGGGCCGCCCGCCGGCAGTTCGCCGTCGCCGAAGCCCGCATGATCGCCGACTCCGGCCACTATCCGCACGCCGACCAGCCCGACGCCACCGCCGCCGACCTGGTCGAGTTCCTGCGAGCGACCGCGCGTGCCTAG
- a CDS encoding TetR/AcrR family transcriptional regulator, translated as MPRAGLTPVTVVREAAVLADEVGHDRLTLAALAGRLGVALPSLYKHVRGADALRQKLAVLAATEMADVLTSAAAGRAGGDALRAVATAYRGYAHRHPGRYPASQRAPDPTDPEHLAAAERAVGAIFAILHGYGIDGDAAVDATRMFRSTVHGFVTLEAAGGFGLPRDVDRSFEQMIDGLDVAYRGWRSR; from the coding sequence GTGCCTAGGGCCGGCCTGACTCCGGTGACGGTGGTCCGGGAGGCGGCCGTGCTCGCCGACGAGGTCGGACACGACCGGCTGACCCTGGCCGCGCTGGCCGGCCGGCTCGGCGTCGCGCTGCCCAGCCTCTACAAGCATGTGCGCGGTGCGGACGCCCTGCGTCAGAAGCTCGCCGTGCTGGCCGCCACCGAGATGGCCGACGTGCTGACAAGCGCCGCCGCGGGCCGGGCCGGCGGCGACGCGTTGCGCGCCGTCGCCACCGCCTACCGGGGGTACGCGCACCGGCACCCCGGCCGCTACCCGGCCTCCCAGCGGGCGCCCGACCCGACCGACCCGGAGCACCTGGCCGCCGCCGAACGCGCCGTCGGCGCGATCTTCGCGATCCTGCACGGGTACGGCATCGACGGCGACGCGGCCGTCGACGCGACCCGGATGTTCCGGTCCACCGTGCACGGCTTCGTCACCCTGGAGGCGGCCGGTGGGTTCGGGCTGCCCCGCGACGTCGACCGCTCCTTTGAGCAGATGATCGACGGACTCGACGTCGCATACCGTGGCTGGCGGTCCCGCTGA
- a CDS encoding YrdB family protein yields the protein MGLIFLLELALLAAAGFWGFTLDTGWPVRLLAELGAPLALAVTWGVFCSPRAAVPLPAPVKLGIQAACFLTGGLLLALAGHPVPGTVLVLLWAVDKALLTHAGAPV from the coding sequence GTGGGGCTCATCTTCCTGCTGGAGTTGGCGCTGCTGGCCGCCGCCGGGTTCTGGGGCTTCACGCTCGACACCGGCTGGCCGGTGCGGCTGCTCGCCGAACTGGGCGCGCCGCTGGCACTCGCCGTGACCTGGGGAGTGTTCTGCTCGCCCCGGGCCGCCGTGCCGCTGCCCGCCCCGGTCAAGCTCGGCATCCAGGCCGCCTGCTTCCTCACCGGCGGCCTGCTGCTCGCCCTTGCCGGCCACCCCGTCCCCGGCACGGTGCTGGTGCTCCTCTGGGCCGTGGACAAGGCCCTCCTGACCCACGCCGGCGCCCCCGTCTGA
- a CDS encoding HlyD family efflux transporter periplasmic adaptor subunit has protein sequence MGRVARTLSPRLPAARRPRLVTALLAVVALTGTTAASCGDDDPAVTVAPVGRALVTEVIDAPATVTARAAATLTAPADGTLAALRVQPGQRVTKGQVLAVVDSPAARDRLAQARDALRAAKRAGRGVGAGDLGGHRRGTDRAADEAFAAARAAAGKVGDPRVRAALLLQVESAQRQYVSAARAADRAVTAVQRGVAGLNSAVSALSAAQRLQAQQAYDLAKATVDAPTLRAPIAGVVQPGGTRAAAPTDLAGLFGATGGASVPGLDPSAVGGAGSGGPPAGVDDAVPAGGRVTAGTPVLTVVDTGRLGLLAEVDETDVLLVRAGVPASVELDAVTGATYDATVRSVDVLPTSSARGGVTYRVRLDLGAGRLGEAEAAPVPRPGMNAVVRLRVREAADAVAVPASAVFSADGRDAVWVLRDGRADRVPVTVGVQGPDLVQIVDGVRAGDRVVVRGADQVRDGQELP, from the coding sequence ATGGGCCGGGTGGCCCGCACCCTCTCGCCGCGGCTGCCCGCGGCCCGCCGCCCCCGTCTCGTCACCGCACTCCTCGCCGTCGTCGCGCTGACCGGCACCACGGCCGCCAGTTGCGGCGACGACGACCCGGCGGTCACCGTCGCCCCGGTGGGTCGCGCGCTGGTCACCGAGGTCATCGACGCGCCCGCCACGGTGACCGCGCGGGCCGCCGCGACGCTCACCGCTCCCGCCGACGGCACCCTCGCCGCCCTGCGCGTCCAACCCGGCCAGCGGGTCACCAAGGGGCAGGTGCTCGCCGTGGTCGACTCGCCGGCCGCGCGGGACCGCCTGGCCCAGGCGCGGGACGCGCTGCGCGCGGCGAAGCGGGCCGGCCGGGGTGTCGGCGCCGGCGACCTGGGCGGCCACCGCCGCGGCACCGACCGGGCCGCCGACGAGGCGTTCGCCGCCGCCCGCGCCGCCGCCGGCAAGGTCGGCGACCCGCGGGTACGCGCCGCGTTGCTGCTCCAGGTCGAGTCGGCGCAGCGGCAGTACGTCTCGGCCGCCCGCGCCGCCGACCGCGCGGTCACCGCCGTGCAGCGCGGCGTGGCGGGCCTGAACAGCGCCGTCAGCGCGCTGTCGGCCGCGCAGCGACTTCAGGCCCAGCAGGCGTACGACCTGGCGAAGGCGACTGTCGATGCGCCGACGCTGCGGGCCCCGATCGCCGGTGTGGTGCAGCCGGGTGGCACCCGGGCGGCGGCGCCGACCGACCTGGCCGGGCTGTTCGGCGCGACCGGTGGCGCGTCGGTGCCCGGCCTCGACCCGTCGGCGGTGGGCGGGGCCGGTTCGGGCGGCCCGCCGGCCGGCGTCGACGACGCGGTGCCGGCCGGTGGCCGGGTCACCGCCGGCACGCCTGTGCTCACCGTGGTGGACACCGGCCGGCTGGGCCTGCTCGCCGAGGTGGACGAGACCGACGTGCTGCTGGTCCGCGCCGGGGTGCCCGCCTCGGTCGAGCTGGACGCGGTGACCGGCGCGACGTACGACGCGACCGTGCGTTCGGTGGACGTGCTCCCCACCAGCTCGGCCCGGGGCGGGGTCACCTACCGGGTCCGGCTCGACCTGGGCGCCGGCCGGCTCGGCGAGGCGGAGGCCGCACCCGTGCCCCGCCCCGGCATGAACGCGGTGGTGCGGCTGCGGGTGCGGGAGGCGGCCGACGCGGTGGCGGTGCCGGCCTCGGCGGTCTTCTCCGCGGACGGGCGGGACGCGGTCTGGGTGCTGCGCGACGGCCGGGCGGACCGGGTCCCGGTGACCGTCGGCGTGCAGGGGCCGGACCTGGTGCAGATCGTGGACGGGGTGCGGGCCGGCGACCGGGTGGTGGTGCGCGGCGCCGACCAGGTCCGCGACGGCCAGGAACTGCCGTGA
- a CDS encoding ABC transporter permease, with amino-acid sequence MRVAEAWRVALDALRANRLRSLLTMLGVIIGVASVVILVAIGTGTKQQVEQQVEGLGSNLLLVVPGRIEVGTAPVVSPLDLRDVDAVSRVVGDPGRVAVTVASGATARAGNRSDFTTVQGVLETTPSVFTRSLQRGRYLTGADVDTSRRVAVLGASVARALFPDRDPLGQQVTLAGVRFRVIGVFAPLGQSLGVDRDDEVHIPVTAAQRLWGTQRIDGIAVKAPDRERIDQLGERIVAELSRRHPDTEFSAVTQQQILGVLGDILGVLTGVLAAIAGISLLVGGVGVSNIMLVSVRERTREIGLRKAVGARPRDIGVQFLLEAVLLTSIGGLTGMALGVGTALLVDVFSPIPAAITWWSLALAFGVSAAVGIVFGVVPAQRAGRLDPVVALRAE; translated from the coding sequence ATGAGGGTGGCCGAGGCCTGGCGGGTGGCGCTGGACGCGCTGCGGGCCAACCGGCTGCGCAGCCTGCTGACCATGCTCGGCGTGATCATCGGGGTCGCCTCGGTGGTGATCCTGGTGGCCATCGGCACCGGCACCAAGCAGCAGGTCGAGCAGCAGGTGGAGGGGCTCGGCTCGAACCTGCTCCTGGTGGTGCCGGGGAGGATCGAGGTGGGCACCGCGCCGGTGGTGTCCCCGCTGGACCTCCGGGACGTCGACGCCGTGTCCCGGGTCGTCGGCGATCCCGGGCGGGTGGCCGTCACGGTGGCCTCCGGCGCGACCGCGCGGGCCGGCAACCGGTCCGACTTCACCACCGTGCAGGGCGTGCTGGAGACCACCCCGTCGGTGTTCACCAGGTCGCTTCAGCGGGGCCGCTACCTGACCGGGGCCGACGTGGACACCAGCCGGCGGGTGGCGGTGCTGGGGGCCTCGGTGGCCCGGGCGCTCTTCCCCGACCGTGACCCGCTCGGCCAGCAGGTGACGCTGGCCGGCGTGCGGTTCCGGGTGATCGGCGTCTTCGCGCCGCTCGGGCAGAGCCTCGGCGTGGACCGGGACGACGAGGTGCACATCCCGGTCACCGCCGCGCAGCGGCTGTGGGGCACCCAGCGGATCGACGGCATCGCGGTGAAGGCGCCCGACCGGGAGCGGATCGACCAGCTCGGCGAGCGGATCGTCGCGGAGTTGTCCCGCCGGCATCCGGACACCGAGTTCAGCGCCGTCACCCAGCAGCAGATCCTCGGCGTGCTCGGCGACATCCTGGGCGTGCTCACCGGCGTGCTGGCCGCCATCGCCGGCATCTCGTTGCTCGTCGGCGGCGTGGGCGTCTCCAACATCATGTTGGTCTCGGTGCGCGAGCGGACCCGGGAGATCGGCCTGCGCAAGGCGGTCGGCGCCCGCCCCCGGGACATCGGCGTGCAGTTCCTGCTGGAGGCGGTGCTGCTCACCTCGATCGGCGGCCTGACCGGAATGGCGCTCGGGGTGGGCACCGCGCTGCTCGTCGACGTGTTCTCGCCGATCCCGGCCGCGATCACCTGGTGGTCGCTGGCGCTCGCCTTCGGCGTCTCGGCGGCGGTGGGCATCGTCTTCGGGGTGGTGCCGGCGCAGCGGGCCGGGCGGCTCGATCCGGTGGTGGCCCTGCGCGCCGAGTAG
- a CDS encoding helix-turn-helix domain-containing protein, with translation MAGSQSDARLSDVRFLTVAEVATVMRVSKMTVYRLVHSGELTAVRVGRSFRVPEHAVHEYLRGAFQESA, from the coding sequence ATGGCCGGGTCGCAGTCCGACGCACGGCTGTCGGATGTCAGGTTCCTGACCGTCGCCGAGGTGGCGACGGTCATGCGGGTCTCCAAGATGACGGTCTACCGTCTCGTGCACAGCGGTGAGTTGACCGCGGTGCGGGTCGGCCGCTCGTTCCGGGTGCCCGAGCACGCCGTGCACGAATACCTCCGGGGCGCCTTCCAGGAGTCCGCCTGA
- a CDS encoding AURKAIP1/COX24 domain-containing protein, producing the protein MGSVVKKRRKRMAKKKHRKLLRKTRVQRRRLGK; encoded by the coding sequence ATGGGCTCGGTGGTCAAGAAGCGCCGCAAGCGCATGGCTAAGAAGAAGCACCGCAAGCTGCTGCGCAAGACCCGCGTCCAGCGTCGCCGTCTCGGCAAGTGA
- a CDS encoding NAD-dependent epimerase/dehydratase family protein, translating to MTLGGTSGAPGVVVVTGVGRFLGANVAARLAADPRIERVIGVDPAPPNPELADLLSDVELVRLDLDSLGGLLTDLDVDAVAHLALVTAPDGQHGGRAAMKEQNVIGTMQLLAACQRAPRLRRLVVRSSTAAYGVSFRDPAVFTEDTEPREVPRGGFGRDILDIEGYVRGFRRRRPDVTATVLRFAPFIGYTADTTLTRYFAQPVVPTIFGRDPRLQFLHIDDALSVLHRSVAEEHPGTFNVAGPGVLSLSQAIRRAGRVAVPVLEPGLAGVAAVARTLGFGRYGLDQVDLFVHGRVVDTTRLEHEFGFTPRSTAAAFDDFIRAHLGGVVVTRDQLAAAEHLVLESIRQVRSTVRERS from the coding sequence ATGACCCTCGGCGGCACCTCAGGTGCCCCGGGGGTCGTCGTCGTCACCGGGGTCGGTCGCTTCCTCGGCGCGAACGTGGCCGCCCGGCTCGCCGCCGATCCGCGCATCGAGCGGGTCATCGGGGTCGATCCGGCCCCGCCCAACCCCGAGTTGGCCGATCTGCTCTCCGACGTCGAGTTGGTCCGCCTCGACCTCGACTCGCTCGGCGGTCTCCTGACCGACCTCGACGTCGACGCCGTGGCGCACCTGGCGCTCGTCACCGCCCCCGACGGGCAGCACGGCGGCCGGGCGGCGATGAAGGAACAGAACGTCATCGGCACCATGCAGTTGCTCGCCGCCTGTCAGCGGGCACCCCGGCTGCGCCGGCTGGTGGTCCGCTCGTCGACCGCCGCGTACGGGGTGTCGTTCCGCGACCCGGCCGTCTTCACCGAGGACACCGAGCCGCGTGAGGTGCCGCGCGGCGGGTTCGGCCGGGACATCCTCGACATCGAGGGATACGTACGCGGATTCCGCCGCCGTCGGCCCGACGTCACCGCGACCGTGCTGCGCTTCGCTCCGTTCATCGGCTACACCGCCGACACCACGCTCACCCGCTACTTCGCGCAGCCGGTGGTGCCCACCATCTTCGGACGCGATCCGCGCCTGCAGTTCCTGCACATCGACGACGCGCTGTCCGTGCTGCACCGGTCGGTCGCCGAGGAACACCCAGGGACGTTCAACGTCGCCGGGCCGGGGGTGCTGTCGCTGTCGCAGGCCATCCGCCGGGCCGGCCGGGTGGCCGTGCCGGTGCTGGAGCCGGGCCTGGCCGGGGTGGCCGCGGTCGCCCGCACCCTGGGCTTCGGCCGCTACGGTTTGGATCAGGTCGACCTCTTCGTGCACGGTCGGGTGGTGGACACCACCCGACTGGAGCACGAGTTCGGCTTCACTCCCCGCTCGACCGCCGCCGCCTTCGACGACTTCATCCGCGCCCACCTCGGCGGGGTGGTGGTGACGCGGGATCAGCTCGCCGCCGCCGAGCACCTGGTGCTGGAGAGCATCCGCCAGGTCCGCTCGACCGTCCGGGAGCGCTCGTGA
- a CDS encoding lysophospholipid acyltransferase family protein — protein MATPPGPAVADRPGDQWDRRVARGLAFLRRRLAGDYEVDEFGFDPELTDAVFHPLVRLLYRDWFRTEVGGMEHVPAEGAGLVVGNHSGTVALDALILSTALHDQHPGRRYLRLLGADLVFRMPVVSELARKTGGTVACNPDAERLLGNGELVGVFPEGFKGIGKLYSDRYKLQRFGRGGFVSAALRTGTPIVPVAIVGGEEIYPMLADIKPLARLLKLPYFPVTPTFPWLGPLGMVPLPSKWLIEFCPPIPTAHLRDSADDPLVVFNLADQVRETIQQTLHKLLERRPDPFGP, from the coding sequence ATCGCGACGCCGCCCGGGCCGGCGGTGGCCGACCGGCCGGGGGACCAGTGGGACCGACGGGTCGCGCGGGGGCTCGCGTTCCTGCGGCGCCGGCTCGCCGGTGACTACGAGGTGGACGAGTTCGGCTTCGACCCCGAACTCACCGACGCGGTCTTCCACCCGCTGGTCCGGCTGCTCTACCGGGACTGGTTCCGCACCGAGGTCGGTGGCATGGAACACGTGCCGGCCGAGGGCGCCGGCCTGGTGGTGGGCAACCACTCCGGCACCGTGGCGCTGGACGCGTTGATCCTCTCCACCGCGCTGCACGACCAGCACCCGGGGCGCCGCTACCTGCGCCTGCTCGGCGCCGACCTGGTCTTCCGGATGCCCGTCGTCTCCGAGCTGGCCCGCAAGACCGGTGGCACGGTGGCCTGCAACCCGGACGCCGAACGGTTGCTCGGCAACGGCGAGCTGGTCGGCGTGTTCCCGGAGGGCTTCAAGGGGATCGGGAAGCTCTACTCCGACCGCTACAAACTCCAGCGGTTCGGCCGCGGCGGTTTCGTCTCCGCCGCGTTGCGCACCGGTACGCCGATCGTGCCGGTGGCGATCGTCGGCGGCGAGGAGATCTATCCGATGCTCGCCGACATCAAGCCGCTCGCCCGGCTGCTCAAGCTGCCGTATTTCCCGGTAACGCCGACCTTCCCCTGGCTGGGGCCGCTGGGCATGGTGCCGCTGCCGAGCAAGTGGTTGATCGAGTTCTGCCCGCCGATTCCCACGGCGCACCTGCGTGACTCGGCGGACGACCCGCTCGTCGTGTTCAACCTCGCCGACCAGGTGCGGGAGACCATCCAGCAGACGTTGCACAAGCTGCTCGAACGCCGCCCGGACCCGTTCGGTCCCTGA
- a CDS encoding HAD-IB family hydrolase — protein MTESRKVTVSTDVHGHTAGWAATPAATVTPVAPDPTAAAFFDVDNTMMQGASIYWLARGLAARNYLTAGDLARFAWQQARFRLLATEHAGTVSQAKEAALAFVRGWRVDDVERLTEEIFDELMAPRIWAGTRRLAQRHLDAGERVWLVSAAPVEIGRVIAARLGLTGAIGTVAEVVDGAYTGRLVGDLMHGPAKAEAVTQLATVEGLDLARCTAYSDSANDLPMLSAVGRAVAVNPDPALLRRARERGWDVRDFRTGRRAARIAGHSTAAAGLLAGAVTAGLALHRRRQRA, from the coding sequence GTGACCGAATCCCGCAAGGTGACGGTCAGCACCGACGTCCACGGTCACACCGCCGGCTGGGCGGCGACCCCGGCGGCAACCGTGACCCCGGTCGCGCCGGACCCGACGGCCGCCGCGTTCTTCGACGTCGACAACACCATGATGCAGGGCGCGTCGATCTACTGGTTGGCCCGCGGGCTGGCCGCCCGGAATTACCTCACCGCCGGTGACCTGGCCCGGTTCGCCTGGCAGCAGGCCCGGTTCCGGCTGCTCGCCACCGAGCACGCCGGCACCGTGTCGCAGGCCAAGGAGGCCGCGCTCGCATTCGTGCGGGGCTGGCGGGTCGACGACGTGGAACGCCTCACCGAGGAGATCTTCGACGAGCTGATGGCGCCCCGCATCTGGGCCGGCACCCGCCGACTGGCCCAGCGTCACCTCGACGCGGGTGAGCGGGTGTGGCTGGTCAGCGCTGCCCCGGTGGAGATCGGCCGGGTGATCGCGGCCCGGCTCGGCCTGACCGGTGCGATCGGCACGGTGGCCGAGGTGGTCGACGGCGCGTACACCGGCCGGCTGGTCGGCGACCTGATGCACGGGCCGGCGAAGGCCGAGGCGGTCACCCAACTGGCCACGGTGGAAGGGCTGGACCTGGCCCGCTGCACGGCCTACAGCGACTCCGCGAACGACCTGCCGATGCTCTCCGCGGTGGGCCGCGCGGTGGCGGTCAACCCCGATCCGGCGCTGCTGCGGCGGGCCCGCGAACGGGGTTGGGACGTCCGGGACTTCCGCACCGGGCGCCGGGCCGCGCGCATCGCCGGACACTCGACCGCCGCGGCCGGGCTGCTCGCCGGCGCGGTCACCGCCGGGCTGGCGCTGCACCGCCGCCGCCAGCGCGCCTGA
- a CDS encoding DUF5667 domain-containing protein produces MDSDLFSGRRAERFAQLLDEANGGRRHHVRSRADGELTALVAVGRRLTVERPTVEVDSEFRTSLRAMLVATAEREGVTAGAGATAGLRGALLPAITGRRARARGAILVGVAAGAIALSGISAASENALPGDALYGMKRSTERAQLALAKSDISRGQLFLDFARTRLDEAASVRDDRLGFSAVLDDMDADTRQGVRLLTTVAAQRSDPTALDAVDTFLAGQRRMVSGLLDRPDHADRDRTRRSLALLDAAGRRADALREAIACGLPAPSVADTLGPAPTICPGER; encoded by the coding sequence GTGGACAGTGACCTCTTCTCCGGTCGGCGAGCCGAGCGCTTCGCGCAACTCCTCGACGAGGCCAACGGCGGACGCCGACACCACGTCCGGTCCCGAGCCGACGGCGAACTCACCGCGCTCGTCGCGGTGGGCCGGCGGCTCACCGTCGAGCGGCCCACCGTCGAGGTCGACTCCGAGTTCCGCACCAGCCTGCGGGCGATGCTCGTGGCCACCGCCGAACGCGAGGGCGTCACCGCGGGCGCCGGTGCCACCGCCGGCCTGCGCGGCGCGTTGCTGCCGGCCATCACCGGTCGCCGCGCCCGTGCCCGCGGCGCGATCCTGGTCGGCGTGGCCGCCGGCGCGATCGCGCTCTCCGGCATCTCCGCCGCCAGCGAGAACGCGCTTCCCGGCGACGCCCTCTACGGCATGAAGAGGTCCACCGAACGCGCCCAGCTCGCGCTCGCCAAGTCGGACATCAGCCGCGGGCAGCTCTTCCTCGACTTCGCCCGGACCCGGCTCGACGAGGCGGCCTCGGTCCGCGACGACCGGCTCGGCTTCAGCGCCGTTCTCGACGACATGGACGCGGACACCCGACAGGGCGTACGCCTGCTGACCACGGTGGCCGCACAGCGCTCCGACCCGACCGCGCTGGACGCCGTGGACACCTTCCTCGCCGGCCAGCGCCGGATGGTCAGCGGCCTGCTCGACCGGCCCGACCACGCCGACCGGGACCGGACCCGCCGCTCGCTCGCCCTGCTCGACGCGGCCGGCCGGCGCGCCGACGCGCTGCGCGAGGCGATCGCCTGCGGGCTGCCCGCGCCGTCGGTCGCCGACACGCTCGGACCCGCGCCCACCATCTGCCCCGGCGAACGCTGA
- a CDS encoding ECF subfamily RNA polymerase sigma factor, BldN family: MTTFGYAERPAGVVGPSQRNPLNERADPAPRPDGLLAVRGEGRRTRSRAHHGNEAPVRPALPGANAKPAAGRLGAPARPVPPTQARRGDAATSAEPSAAETAVFPAVAAGDTAVLPAVPTATPATGFPSRPDPSDPATEVWTLVERAQAGEAEAFGLLYDRYVDTVFRFVYFRVGNRQLAEDLTSDTFLRALKRIGSFTWQGRDLGAWLVTIARNLVADHFKSGRYRLEVSTGDVLDADREDRGPEGSPEAAVVEHITNVALLTAVKQLNPEQQECIVLRFLQGFSVAETARAMGKNEGAIKALQYRAVRALARLLPDGFQG, translated from the coding sequence GAGCCAGCGGAACCCGCTCAACGAGCGCGCCGATCCCGCCCCACGCCCCGACGGCCTGCTCGCCGTGCGCGGCGAGGGACGACGAACGCGCAGCCGCGCGCACCACGGCAACGAGGCACCCGTGCGCCCGGCGCTGCCCGGCGCCAACGCGAAGCCCGCCGCCGGCCGCCTCGGCGCGCCGGCCCGCCCCGTCCCGCCGACCCAGGCCCGGCGCGGCGACGCGGCGACAAGCGCCGAGCCCTCGGCCGCCGAGACCGCCGTGTTCCCCGCGGTGGCCGCCGGCGACACCGCGGTGCTGCCGGCCGTCCCCACCGCCACGCCGGCCACCGGCTTCCCGAGCCGCCCCGACCCGTCCGACCCGGCCACCGAGGTATGGACGCTCGTGGAACGGGCGCAGGCCGGCGAGGCCGAGGCGTTCGGCCTGCTCTACGACAGGTACGTCGACACCGTCTTCCGGTTCGTCTACTTCCGGGTCGGCAACCGCCAACTCGCCGAGGACCTCACCTCCGACACGTTCCTGCGGGCGCTCAAGCGGATCGGCAGCTTCACCTGGCAGGGTCGCGACCTGGGCGCCTGGCTGGTCACCATCGCCCGCAACCTGGTCGCCGACCACTTCAAGTCCGGGCGCTACCGGCTGGAGGTGAGCACCGGTGACGTCCTCGACGCCGACCGGGAGGACCGCGGCCCGGAGGGCAGCCCGGAGGCGGCGGTGGTCGAGCACATCACCAACGTCGCCCTGCTCACCGCCGTCAAGCAACTGAACCCGGAACAGCAGGAGTGCATCGTGCTCCGGTTCCTGCAGGGCTTCTCGGTGGCCGAGACGGCCCGTGCCATGGGCAAGAACGAGGGTGCCATCAAGGCCCTGCAATACCGGGCGGTGCGGGCCCTGGCCCGGCTGCTGCCCGACGGCTTCCAGGGCTGA